Below is a genomic region from Triticum dicoccoides isolate Atlit2015 ecotype Zavitan chromosome 5A, WEW_v2.0, whole genome shotgun sequence.
tgaagagagaggtgcttgtggtgacTAACTAAGGCTGCTGCCAATGCAtgagtgcttagatgaggtgctaagcacattaaatagcttagcaactatacttcccaatgcataggtgcttagcttatggttgctaagcttgcttcatttaatgatttagcaactaaagCTCTTCATGTATTGGTGGGCTCCCTTCCTTTAAATGTTTTGCCTAGGTTCACGCGCTTAGCAttggttcttcctggggtcaccacactcatctctctcctcttaaataacttgccacatcagattttttgattttttgcttacgtggaaggcttagcacctgtacaagaTGGAGCATTGGGAGGagcctaagttaccggaacatcacacactccaagaaacaatgagtctataatctaataaatacatcgttgcatgacactacatagatgttcctacccactatggaggtagtaacatagtttagggaagtgtgtaagttactagcttatgttcttgcccattgtgaccagcctaacaGTAACCGAGGCAAAATTTAATGATGTTTTCTTGAACTAGCAATttatttaatacttgcatgcatgtagtcataatgacaatGTGCTACTTCCTTCTTATTCCTTCCTTACATGCATGCGGGCACATTAATGATCCCAATTAACAAGAAGAAAAGTTGGCttgcaaagtactccctccgttccaaagtaCTTGACTTCCACTTGtcaaaaaatggatgtacctatatactaaaacatgtctagatacatttaTATTTTGATAAAtgaaaggcatgtattgtggaacagagGAAGTAGTCATTAAATTTTACCTAGGTACCTgtatttgagtttgtggccttgtataatggaatggagggagtaaaataAGTTTTCCTATGATCCTACTACCTCTGTATTAGTTTATTGGttcccttcgtattttgtgccaaactttgaccgtaaatttaaccaacaaaatgttaatgcatgtcattaAAATTATATCGttgaatttgtatttgaacatagttcccgataatattatttttattatatataactAAATTTTTATTAGTTAAAATCATGGTTAAAATATGACACTGAATACGAAGGTAGTACTTGTTAAACCAGCTCGATGGTTGACTTTTTTTAGAGTGGATTGCATAGGCAAGGTATATGAGGAACGCAACTCAGCGGAGCAAACCAGCtgctgccagttgcagctgatattTTCAGCTGGCGCAGGGAGTGGGCTCCGTTGGTGCTTGGAATTGCTGGATGGAAGGGCAGCAGAGCAAAGGAGGAAAAAAAAGTAAAGAGAAGATAAGGAAGCAGCAAGCTCGACAACGAGGCTGAAAAGTTCTGAGTTTTGAAGCGCAAGAAGTTCTGTTTTTATAGTTTATTATGTGCTGTAGTTtcccagttttattggcacgtaagGTCTGCTGAAAAACATGGATGTTGGCTCTGTATTATCACTTTCAGCAATGACTCGAGTGCCTTGAAGCTGCTCCCACCCTCCGATGCTGCACCGCAGCTTCCCGATGCGCGACACATGTTGAGTCCGGGTTCCTGCGTCCACCCAAGTGCAGGTTTCATTCCCATGCTAGATGCTTGACCTCTCCCCGCCGTCGACAAGGCACCAGCGACCATTGCCGGCCGTGCATGAACCTGTCCTGGTGCACCGTTGTTTGGCAATAATGCGCATGTGTGCATCATGAACACACGCACGAACCAAAGTACCAGGAAGTGTTTATTTTGTCTCAAAATTTACTAAATTAGCATCATGAGGGAGGGCATCGTCCCACCGAGGCGTAGGGCAATGTGCTTCAAGGGCCTCTTTGTTTCGCAGGAATTTCACATCGAAACGATTCGATCTCTAAACAACGGATAAAAGTATGCAAAGGTGAATGTGAATCAGGTACTAACATTCAGTGATCAGTATCAGACGAGGCACGCTTGCATGTCATTCAAATATGAGAAGTTTAGTAAGTTTCTTCTTACACAAATTTCAGGGTGGATTTTTTTGAACTGACATTTTAATTATAGATGGACAAAAATAAGTTTCTTTCGTTCTGTCAGTAATCCTTTTTATGGTGACCCTCTGAGTAACTTTCTTTGTCTACCTTCTTTGCATCCATCATTTGCATTTTCTCGAATCAGGTGTGACAGATTTACAAATTAAGAACGGTATTCAAATCTACAGAAGAAAAACTCTTAGTAAGAAGGAAAAAGAAGCTGAAGCTTCCACCCGACAGACAGATGTTCGAGAAAGAGTGCATACACAGGTTATGGACTGTTGCTGTTAGTGCTTTCTTGGGACCCTTTGTAGATGCGGTACGCAGCTATGCACATTGTTATGTTACCGATCACTGTAAGCGCACCTTGAAGCGCCACAAGTACCTGTGGAATTCGGACACAAAACATCACAACTAAGGAAAAGGAACATGGGCAGAATAATTCTTTGAAGCACAAATAGCATACTCATTCAGCAAAACTAACAAGCACAAAGAATTCAGGATATAGCTGCTGAAAGCAGTTAGCAATGTCTAGCCCGCTAATTATCAAGTACATTGTGATTATGTTAGTGGAAATATTCAGGGTGACAGTTGACAAGTGAAGACAGCCACAAAATTCGGGACAGGTAGATGATACTATCAAGCAACTAGTGGTAGCAATCAGCAAAGGGGATGCAACTGTTCTGTCTGAAGGTTAAATATCCTACCTCGAGAGACTCTGAATTGTAGAAGAAATGCCACGTGCACGCGCACATCGCTCCGCCGAGAAGCGGAACCTATTATTGGGCAGAAATGCAAGCGTGTTAGTCAACAAGCACATGAACTGTCATCAGCAAAACTTTGCTACTTGCAATGGCCAACTCAACACGCACGGTTCAATAAGGAGGGTGTCTGAAGAAACGCATATGCTTAGTTTGCGGCGAATAAATCATCGAGTAAAGCGAACCAACAATCTGTCAGCATCCTAATAGCAAGCAAATCTTGCAACATTTCACACATTCAGATAGGGATATTATCCGCAGCAAATTCCTTCAGAATATGGCTTCTTCACCAGAAATATCTCTATCGGAGTTTGCACTTACCATCCCCCATGAGAGGCCCTTCCAGCCCTTCAACCCCGTGCGCTCCCCGTAGTCCCAGACCAGCGCCATCGCCGTCACCCTGCAAGTCCAATTCCCCTCCTCAGAGATTTGATCTTTGCAGGAAGCAGAAATAGTTCGGAGCTTCGATAGCAGTGGACTGTGGCAGAGGAAGCATGTAGTACGTACCACTCGGCGACGCTGGAGACGTGGACGGCCCAGGTGGGCAGCGACAGCGCATTCGCCGGCTCGGCCAGCGCCGCGAGCGCCGGCGGCGAGGCCGCGGCCGCGGCCACGGTGGCGGCGGCCGCCGCGAGGGCGACGCCCCTCGCCAGGCGGGCCCCGGGCGGCGGAGGTTTCCGCGGCTCCCGCCGAGATGGGGGCGGGGGCGAGGGCGCCAGTGCTGCCACGAGCCGGAGAGACGCCATGAAGTGGGAAGAGCTTCGCTTTGCTTGGCGTTCACAGAACTCGTGATAGCTTCTGTACAACTGGACCCATCAGTCAGTGCGACTGTACTGTAACCGTACGTGTACCACAAAGTggcctgtattttctttctttttctggttAATAATTTTCAAGCTGCCTTAGAAGCAAAATGAGATGTACTCCGAGActgctatcatcatcatcatcatcatccaagtTTGCAACTCgattaataagaaaataaaaacagCTGCATAGGCAGCACGAGTGGATATTATCATTTTTGTCACAAGAAATGCAAATGGATACCATCATCAGATGATAAATCCACCAGCACGTCGGTTTCTTCTCCCTTTCTATCTTCTGTCAGAATCAACTAGGGAGAGGTTATCCCTATGAATCCTACAATGTTACACAGACATCTTTCCACCAAGGATCAAAGGAAAAGAGAGTGACAAGGATCCAGACGTGTCACGGTGACCCTGGTGCCTCACTTGGCATGGCACCCTGGCCGTCTATGGTCTGCAGTCGTCATCTTTCCACCAAGGATCGGGTTGTTCTTGGCGATTTGGTCAACGCCATCGAAAAATTCGCTGAGAAGTATATCCAGCCCAGTGGTTTTGCGGGGTCTACACTTGTGTTTTCTTGGACCATAGCATGACAAGACCAAACCCCATCAGGGACATGAGCACAACCTACATACAGAGGCAGGAAATATTAACTCCTACTAGTTGATATCTGCGCAACAGATGGTCATAGAAAACAAGTCATGATGCTGTGATTGCAGTGTCCATCATATATGGTACTAAACTAATATTTAGGAAGTGCTTCGTCTGAATAAGCCACCTCGAAACACATGTAACTCTAATTTTCTACAAAGATATTACTCCGTGATACCGTGACGAGATTAAGACAAAACGCCATAGCTGCTCTTTAGATGCAAGTCACTTAAGTTACATTTAAAAGCGAATAATCAAAACGGTTCATGCTTAATGCGGATATAAAAGCAACAGATGAGGCCTTGGAGGAGTACACATACTGATACTGCTGGAGGCACTCCCACCAGAGGGTCTGGGAAGAACCTGTTTGCTAAAGCAAGAGCAAGAAGGCTACTTTGCATCCCTGTAGGAAATATTGGTAAGACAAGAAGCAACTGCAAACAACAAATCGTAATCCAATTGCAAAAAACAACATACCTGTCTCAAAAGATATCGTTCTTTGCAGGGCCTTCACATCAGCTGACTTGCGGAACCAAGTACCAGCAAGATGATACCCAGCTACAAAAGATGTTGTATGGAATGCAAAAAGCAGAAACACAATGGATAGTCCATACGGTGACAAAACAGCCTTGATATTTATAGCCAATGGTGAGCCAACACATAAAGCAGTCACAAACACCGATAGTGGAGGGAGAAATGGCTGGATAGCCGAACAGAGTCTTGGGAGAAATCTTCATAGTATAAAAAACACTAAGTTAGATGCATTAGATATTTACTCCAGGTGGGCAGCAAAAGATAAAAGGCACATAGCATAGACTGTGTCAGATCTAGCACAGTTATCTCTCATACTTCAGACAGAGAAATTAAGTGGGTACCTATTCAGAAGCAATCCAGCTGCAATTGGAGCAACCACTATTTGGACAATGCTGGACATCATTCCTACAACGTCAACAGGTAATTTCTTGCCGATAAGCAAGTAAGATAAAGTTGGGGTAAAAAAAACCGCACTAGCTGTCGACAACGATGTCATAACAATGCTGAGGGGAGCCATATGTGGATCGGTCAGGAACGTCGCATAGTTTGACAGTTGTGCTCCGCTCACACATGAAACCAACATGATACCAGCACCTAGAAACAAGTCCAAGTCAGGGTTCACTTCACTACGCTGCCTTCGATGTCCCTTATGAAGTCATGCTAAAACATAGTAAATTCAAATCTCCTACCTACAGCAGTAGGAAGGTTGAAAGTTGTAACTGCAAGAGTGCCAAATAGGAATCCAAAGAAAGGCTTGGCAATAAACTGTCCAATATAGCCAGCAGCGATAGCACCTGGCCTTTTTATTGCTTCAATGAAGTCCTTGACGCTTGAATTGACACCTACAGCAAACATCAAGAACCCCAATGCCGGTGCGTAGTATCTGCCAGGTTATTAGCACACAGTCACGCTCATACACAAATGTAAGTAGCCCTTAGTACTAGCACAACAATGATTGTATTACATCAAGCATGCTATCAGCATATGTTTTGAGCTACTGAATGGTTGGGTTTACATGTTCCTGGAGTTTTCAGTTGTACTTGTGGAATGCAGCCCTGTCCCTTGACTGGCCTTACCCGGTGAGTCATTTGATTTATTAGATTGAAGTTTAAATATTTCAGAATCACTCTTTCAGATGATAAATTGTAGTTTTCCTTGTTCCTTCACAAGTATGGTATCAGTTGAGTTCCCAATGAACACGCCCAAACTGTACTTTAATTTGTGTTTGCTTTCCTAATACCTCAACAGGTACCATCTCTCTAACTTAATTGAGTCAATTGAACATTTATCCATCGTCAATTCGTCATATCCCTGTTCACTGTACCCAGTGAATTCAAACTAGTGTAAAAAGCGTAATTGAGCTGGTCTTTGGGAGAAAGCAGACAGAGCTAAATCAGAGCAAACAGCGAAAGCATGGCAAGACAACCTGGTTGTGAACCATGTAAACGAAGGTGGGTACAGCAGCGCAAGAATGGTGCTCCCCAGCACTACATGGGGAATAATGGAGTTGGCACTCTTGAGAATCTTGAGAAAATCAACTCTGCCCTCCTCCACACCCTGCAAGatacaagtctgaaactgttaaacaTGAAGCAGGCAGCCACAGAAGCGAACTATTACTAATATTCTGCTAGAAACAAAAGTGTACTATTACTAATATTGCTACTCGCCAAGTACTGCATCAGAAGGGCACCTGCAGAGGAGAAGGTGACGCAGCGCCCACCCCACTGCGATCTTGCTGGAACGAACCACCGGCCTTGGCCCAGACTCGTCCCCTGATGGGCACCCCAGATCCCTGCTCTGCTTGGAAACAAGAACCATCGAACAGAAGTCAGTACCACCAAGAATCTCTGAAGATTGCAGCCCGCGACCACAGGGGATCTCCAGACTATCGTACACGAGACTCCACCAATCTACACGGCATGGAAAGCTCTGGCCCAGGGCACCTACCCCATGAAACGCGCGGCGGCGAGGCCTCGCGGGGAGCCAGCGAGACCCGATCCGCCATCCCGCCGAGCTGCCGCCGGCCGGCCGACGGGCAGGAGCTCGAGAAGTGGGCCCGCCTCACGACGGCGGGTGCCATTTGACCACGGTGATAGCGAGGAGGGGGAGAGGGTTCAGGTTGTGTGTGAGTGGGTTTCAGAGCTCGGAGCAGGATGACGTCAGATCGAGGGGATGGAGAGGAGACGGCGCCGGAGATTGGCCGCAGTTTGGGACAGGGACATGAAGATCGTTATACTACTACTGACTGCGGATTAGCGCCTTCTGATTTGGATTTAAGCGAGTAGCGTGGAGATAGTGGGGTAGGAGTAGTACATCACCACCTCGTGTCACGTCAGTAACCCGCAAACAAAATCGTGTCACGCCAGATTTTTCACGTGATGTCAGCTGAGAGAGCGGAGTCGTTACTCGGGGACTACGGTGGTTCATTCGCACCATAAGAGCATCTCCATCGGATGATAGAGAGAGAATTTAGGGCACCAAATGTTCTACCGTGCCAGGTATCTAAAATAGGGCACAAGAAAAAATTCCTGCCGTAGCAGATGACGTCTAATAGGGCACCAAATAAACATGATTGCATATTTTCGTCATTTTCAAACTGCCGATTGTCCAGTTCAATAACATCGGACTCAACATCAATCATCGGACTCTAGCTTGATCACCCCATAGGGACCTGCCTCGTCCTCTTTCTTGATCGTCCTCTCCTTGAGATCCTCGTTCCTCCTGGCAAAGAATTCGCGCTTCACCTCCACGAGGTGTGGATTGGCCTCGGCGAATCTCGTCATAGGAACCGCATCATTCGCATGGGCGATGTGTTGCTTCACGACTAGGCGGTCTTCATTCTCCCCTTTGCGGGACACATACCGCACATCGAGAGCGAGGAACTCCACCTTTGTGACACTCGGAACATCAACGGCGTTCAGCTCGGACCTCGTATGGTGGAACCTTCAAGCCACGGGGGCGTACATGCGGGCGACGAGCTCCGGGGTGTCGTAGGTGTCGAGCCACGTCCGTCGCCCGTCGCATGAGATTTCGGCGGCGTAGCGGCCGGACTGCCGGAGCCGAGCGTCACGGAAACCTGTGTTGCTCGCGGGATGGCGTCATCCTTGGAGAGCAGTGGGGAAGACGAATTCGGCGAACAACGGCGAGGCGATAAATCCTACGAATAGCGGTGGTCGATTCAATCGATGCGGCAGATGGATTCAGTCGATGCGGTCGATGGATCGCGCATGGGGTGGTGCAGCGGTTGCGAGGGGCGTGGATCCGGAGGGGTGGTGCGACAGTGGTTGTGGTTGTCGGAATTGATCAATGCACTAGCGACTGAATGGGGTGGTGCGGCGGCCAAAACAGTTGATGCAACAGATGGATCTGACGCGGGGCGGCACGACGGTGGCAGGGGGCTTGAATCCGACGCAAGGCGGTGCCGGCGGAATTGAAGGTAGCACCGCCGCGCGGAGGCAACAATTGTGGGGTTGAAATTTTACCCTGCGGTTGGGTTGGGCGTGGTCGTTGTTTTGTTTTGCGGCAGTCGGGCAACTACTTTATATTTACAACATTTGGGGCAATATGGGGCTGCCTCGTTTTCTTTTGCATCATCATATAGGAATAGGGCATGTGTCGGAGTAGTGTTTTTGGGTCCAACTGCCTGAAAATGGTTCTTGGGCACTAGCCCTACTTTGCATCATGTGTTGAAAATGCTCTTAGGGCAACTCCAACGCAGATCACCAAATCACTTGTAAATGTTTTGACTAGATCGTCCAGACATTTTTAGCCATCCAACGACGATCATCAAATTTGTCCAGACCGGTCCGGACATCCAAAATTTCACAAACCGTCACCAATCAGTATGTCTGCCACGTCGGACTTCGATGCCCTGGACTCACCTATAACCCATCTCTCTTCGTGTTGTCCCGACATTCACCGGGGGGCGGAGCCCGAGAAGCCTACTTTTGCGCTCCACATTCAACCCGTCGCTCCATCTATCCCAGTTATTTAAGTCGGGCTGCCACACCCCAAAACTCTACCCCTCTAAGCCCTTTTCTCACTATCTGAGACACCATTCAACCACCTGTTCACCCCTCACATTCATGTCTGTCGTTCGCCGTCGCGATGGCCCGGTCCTATGCCATGTGGTACAGGAgctcagaggaggaggaggaggagggcgaccCATGGCCATGGTGGAGATCGCCATGGAGTAGGAGCATGCACCCGCGTCGCTGGAGGAGCCGATAGTGTCCGGGTTCATCATGCTTCAGGCGAGGTGACACTATGACCAGGTGttggaggaggagaaggagcagGCGCACACACCAATGGAGGAGCCACCAATGGACGTGTTCAagatgttggggaatgttgcacgggaaacaaaaaatttcctacgctcaccaagatcgaTCTAGGAGATGAACAACTaagagaggagagattgcatctacatacccttgtagatcgctaagcggaagcgttaagaaacgcggttgatgtagtcgaacgtcttcggaaTCCAATCACGATTCGTTCATGAACTCCCGATCAAGTGCCGAACGAACAacacctctgagtttagcacacgtgcggctcggcggcgtcctctccttcttgatccagcaagtgagagagaggaggtagatgagatctgaaccaacacgacagtgtggtggtggtggttgatacgtctccaacgtatctataatttttgattgctccatgctatattatatactgttttggacaatattggactttattatccacttttatattatttttgggactaacctattaaccggaggcccagcccagaattgttgttttttgcctatttcagtgtttcgaagaaaaggatatcaaacagagtcgaaacggaatgaaaccaactagagaagttatatttggaaggaaagctaccggaaaaacttggagtgcacgtcaggaaagagacaagggagccacgaggctgggggcgcgccctccaccctcatgggcccctcgtggctcccctgacgtacttctttcacccatatatacccacgtaccctaaagcTTCTGAAGAacagaatagatt
It encodes:
- the LOC119302508 gene encoding probable sodium/metabolite cotransporter BASS5, chloroplastic yields the protein MAPAVVRRAHFSSSCPSAGRRQLGGMADRVSLAPREASPPRVSWEQGSGVPIRGRVWAKAGGSFQQDRSGVGAASPSPLQGVEEGRVDFLKILKSANSIIPHVVLGSTILALLYPPSFTWFTTRYYAPALGFLMFAVGVNSSVKDFIEAIKRPGAIAAGYIGQFIAKPFFGFLFGTLAVTTFNLPTAVGAGIMLVSCVSGAQLSNYATFLTDPHMAPLSIVMTSLSTASAVFFTPTLSYLLIGKKLPVDVVGMMSSIVQIVVAPIAAGLLLNRFLPRLCSAIQPFLPPLSVFVTALCVGSPLAINIKAVLSPYGLSIVFLLFAFHTTSFVAGYHLAGTWFRKSADVKALQRTISFETGMQSSLLALALANRFFPDPLVGVPPAVSVVLMSLMGFGLVMLWSKKTQV
- the LOC119302509 gene encoding ycf49-like protein, giving the protein MASLRLVAALAPSPPPPSRREPRKPPPPGARLARGVALAAAAATVAAAAASPPALAALAEPANALSLPTWAVHVSSVAEWVTAMALVWDYGERTGLKGWKGLSWGMVPLLGGAMCACTWHFFYNSESLEVLVALQGALTVIGNITMCIAAYRIYKGSQESTNSNSP